A stretch of Cupriavidus necator DNA encodes these proteins:
- the cyoB gene encoding cytochrome o ubiquinol oxidase subunit I — protein MFGKLSLSAIPFHEPIIMVVLAGVALGGAALLGAITYFKKWGYLWNEWFTSVDHKKIGVMYCLVALIMLLRGFADAVMMRTQLALATNGATGVLPPEHYDQIFTAHGVIMIFFVAMPLMTGLMNLVVPLQIGARDVAFPFLNTLSFWLFVSGAMLVNVSLGVGEFAKTGWLAYPPLSGLDFSPGVGVDYYLWSLQISGLGTLLTGVNFLVTILRMRAPGMTLMRMPVFTWTALCTNVLIVAAFPVLTVTLALLGLDRYVGTHFFTNDGGGNAMMYVNLIWIWGHPEVYILILPAFGIFSEVIATFSGKKLFGYKGMVYATAAIMVLSFIVWLHHFFTMGSGANVNAFFGITTMIISIPTGVKIFNWLFTMYRGRVQMTSPVLWTLGFMITFVIGGMTGVLMAVPAADFVLHNSLFLIAHFHNVIIGGVLFGYLAGITYWWPKAFGFTLNERLGKCAFWCWLVGFYFAFMPLYVLGLMGMTRRLNHTDNPAWTPWLYLAVVGVVFVALGIFFQVLQIVVSIRDRKKLADVTGDPWGGRTLEWATSSPPPFYNFAHTPVVRDLDAFSDMKARGETLPTEGYEKIHMPKNTGAGFIIGAFSLVFGFALTWHIWWMAIVGLVGMVWAFIHRSNDDHIDYYVPATEVEQIETRHLQRIASQA, from the coding sequence CCTCGGTCGACCACAAGAAGATCGGCGTGATGTACTGCCTGGTCGCCCTGATCATGCTGCTGCGCGGCTTCGCCGACGCGGTCATGATGCGCACCCAGCTGGCGCTCGCCACCAATGGCGCGACCGGCGTGCTGCCGCCCGAGCATTACGACCAGATCTTCACCGCCCACGGCGTGATCATGATCTTCTTCGTGGCCATGCCGCTGATGACCGGCCTGATGAATCTGGTCGTGCCGCTGCAGATCGGCGCGCGCGACGTGGCGTTCCCGTTCCTGAACACGCTGTCGTTCTGGCTGTTCGTGTCGGGCGCCATGCTGGTCAATGTCTCGCTGGGCGTCGGTGAATTCGCCAAGACCGGCTGGCTGGCCTACCCGCCGCTGTCGGGACTGGACTTCAGCCCGGGTGTGGGGGTGGACTACTACCTCTGGAGCTTGCAGATCTCGGGCCTGGGCACCTTGCTGACCGGCGTGAACTTCCTGGTGACGATCCTGCGCATGCGCGCGCCGGGCATGACGCTGATGCGCATGCCGGTGTTCACCTGGACCGCGCTGTGCACCAACGTGCTGATCGTGGCCGCTTTCCCGGTGCTGACCGTGACCCTGGCGCTGCTGGGCCTGGACCGCTACGTCGGTACCCACTTCTTCACGAACGACGGTGGCGGCAACGCCATGATGTACGTGAACCTGATCTGGATCTGGGGCCACCCCGAGGTGTACATCCTGATCCTGCCGGCGTTCGGCATCTTCTCTGAAGTGATCGCCACGTTCTCGGGCAAGAAGCTGTTCGGCTACAAGGGCATGGTGTACGCCACCGCCGCGATCATGGTGCTGTCGTTCATCGTGTGGCTGCACCACTTCTTCACGATGGGCTCGGGCGCCAACGTCAACGCGTTCTTCGGCATCACCACCATGATCATCTCCATCCCGACCGGGGTGAAGATCTTCAACTGGCTGTTCACCATGTACCGCGGCCGGGTCCAGATGACCTCGCCGGTGCTGTGGACGCTGGGCTTCATGATCACCTTCGTGATCGGCGGCATGACCGGCGTGCTGATGGCCGTGCCGGCCGCTGACTTCGTGCTGCACAACAGCCTGTTCCTGATCGCCCACTTCCACAACGTGATCATCGGCGGCGTGCTGTTCGGCTACCTGGCCGGCATCACCTACTGGTGGCCGAAGGCGTTCGGCTTCACGCTGAACGAGCGCCTGGGCAAGTGCGCCTTCTGGTGCTGGCTGGTCGGCTTCTACTTCGCCTTCATGCCGCTGTACGTGCTGGGCCTGATGGGCATGACCCGCCGCCTGAACCACACCGACAACCCGGCCTGGACGCCGTGGCTGTACCTGGCCGTCGTGGGCGTGGTGTTCGTGGCGCTGGGCATCTTCTTCCAGGTGCTGCAGATCGTGGTGTCGATCCGCGACCGCAAGAAGCTGGCCGACGTGACCGGCGACCCGTGGGGCGGCCGTACCCTGGAGTGGGCCACCTCGTCGCCGCCGCCGTTCTACAACTTCGCGCACACCCCGGTGGTGCGTGACCTGGACGCGTTCTCCGACATGAAGGCCCGTGGCGAGACGCTGCCGACCGAAGGCTACGAGAAGATCCACATGCCCAAGAACACGGGCGCGGGCTTCATCATCGGCGCCTTCAGCCTGGTGTTCGGCTTTGCCCTGACCTGGCATATCTGGTGGATGGCCATCGTTGGCCTGGTGGGCATGGTGTGGGCGTTTATCCACCGCAGCAACGACGACCATATCGACTACTACGTGCCGGCCACCGAGGTCGAGCAGATCGAAACGCGCCATCTGCAGCGCATTGCTTCGCAAGCCTGA
- the urtB gene encoding urea ABC transporter permease subunit UrtB, whose translation MRNPLSVSILPWLRALLAALLLAAAPWAAALTQADLKPLAEDDFDAKTAALTALAKAPPEQAGPILKALQDDALQYAPSVGMVRQDGDKTVDAVTGKPVAVKADELESLTLNNSLRALVDSAASSLLLQSPDIAVRAQAIATLRDQPESASRAAVEAARKNEADAGLRTSLDVIWANLVLAEPADPAAHDARLEAIRILGSDSNPQSRQKLAPLVERDSAGNYREPDADVRLAAQQALDTLRSDQRRAELIGNLFAGLSLGSVLLLAALGLAITYGLIGVINMAHGEFLMIGAYATYVVQSLFRAYAPGAFDWYLPAALPASFLAAALVGFVLERLVLRHLYGRPLETLLATFGVSLLLMQAVRTLFGAQNVEVANPAWMSGGIEWMPGLVIPYNRIVIILFALAVVAVAWAVLNRTRLGLFVRATTQNRTMAACVGVRTWKVDSYAFAFGAGIAGLGGCALSQIGNVGPDLGQAYIIDSFMVVVLGGVGQLAGTIVGAFGLGIINKFIEPFYGAVLAKIFVLVLIVLFIQKRPQGLFALKGRSAEA comes from the coding sequence ATGCGCAATCCCTTATCCGTTTCCATCCTGCCATGGCTGCGCGCCCTGCTGGCGGCGCTGCTGCTGGCGGCTGCGCCGTGGGCCGCGGCGCTGACGCAGGCCGACCTGAAGCCGCTGGCCGAAGACGATTTCGATGCCAAGACCGCGGCGCTGACCGCGCTGGCCAAGGCCCCGCCGGAACAGGCCGGCCCGATCCTGAAGGCCTTGCAGGACGACGCGCTGCAATATGCGCCGTCGGTCGGCATGGTGCGCCAGGATGGCGACAAGACCGTCGATGCTGTCACGGGCAAGCCGGTCGCGGTGAAAGCCGACGAGCTCGAATCCCTGACCCTGAACAACAGCCTGCGCGCGCTGGTCGACAGCGCCGCCAGCAGCCTGCTGCTGCAGTCGCCCGATATCGCGGTGCGCGCGCAGGCCATCGCCACGCTGCGCGACCAGCCCGAGAGCGCCTCGCGCGCCGCGGTCGAGGCCGCCCGCAAGAACGAGGCCGATGCCGGACTGCGCACCAGCCTGGACGTGATCTGGGCCAACCTGGTGCTGGCCGAGCCGGCCGATCCCGCAGCGCATGACGCGAGGCTTGAAGCCATCCGCATCCTCGGCAGCGACAGCAACCCGCAGAGCCGCCAGAAGCTGGCGCCGCTGGTGGAGCGCGACAGCGCCGGCAACTACCGCGAGCCCGATGCCGACGTGCGCCTGGCCGCGCAGCAGGCGCTGGACACGCTGCGCAGCGACCAGCGCCGCGCCGAGCTGATCGGCAACCTGTTCGCCGGCCTGAGCCTGGGCAGCGTGCTGCTGCTGGCCGCGCTCGGGCTGGCCATCACTTATGGCCTGATCGGCGTCATCAACATGGCGCACGGTGAATTCCTGATGATCGGCGCCTATGCCACCTACGTGGTGCAGTCGCTGTTCCGCGCCTACGCGCCGGGTGCGTTCGACTGGTACCTGCCGGCGGCGCTGCCGGCCTCGTTCCTGGCCGCCGCGCTGGTGGGCTTCGTGCTCGAGCGGCTGGTGCTGCGCCACCTGTACGGCCGCCCGCTGGAAACGCTGCTGGCCACCTTCGGCGTGAGCCTGCTGCTGATGCAGGCGGTGCGCACGCTGTTCGGCGCGCAGAACGTGGAAGTGGCCAACCCGGCGTGGATGAGCGGCGGCATCGAATGGATGCCGGGCCTGGTGATCCCGTACAACCGCATCGTCATCATCCTGTTCGCGCTGGCGGTGGTGGCGGTGGCGTGGGCGGTGCTGAACCGCACGCGGCTGGGGCTGTTCGTGCGCGCCACCACGCAGAACCGCACCATGGCGGCCTGCGTCGGCGTGCGCACCTGGAAGGTCGACAGCTACGCCTTTGCCTTTGGCGCCGGCATTGCCGGGCTGGGCGGCTGCGCGCTGTCTCAGATCGGCAATGTCGGCCCCGACCTGGGCCAGGCCTACATCATCGATTCGTTCATGGTGGTGGTGCTGGGCGGCGTCGGGCAGCTGGCCGGCACCATCGTCGGCGCCTTCGGGCTGGGCATCATCAACAAGTTCATCGAGCCCTTCTACGGCGCGGTGCTGGCCAAGATCTTTGTCCTGGTGCTGATCGTGCTGTTTATCCAGAAGCGGCCGCAGGGACTTTTCGCGCTCAAGGGGCGCAGCGCGGAGGCATGA
- the cyoD gene encoding cytochrome o ubiquinol oxidase subunit IV translates to MAQHNAPAAHGAHDSHDSHAGHDTHASFKSYAIGFILAVILTVIPFKLVMDGSMDKGTILWIILGMAAVQILVHLKYFLHLDTSSEQRSNVIALLFTALILVIVVAGSLWIMHNLNANMMVM, encoded by the coding sequence ATGGCACAACACAACGCACCGGCGGCGCACGGCGCCCACGACTCGCACGACTCGCACGCGGGTCATGACACCCACGCCAGCTTCAAGTCGTACGCAATCGGCTTCATCCTGGCCGTGATCCTGACCGTGATCCCGTTCAAGCTCGTGATGGACGGCAGCATGGACAAGGGCACCATCCTCTGGATCATCCTCGGCATGGCCGCGGTCCAGATCCTGGTCCACCTGAAGTACTTCCTGCACCTGGACACGTCGTCCGAGCAGCGCAGCAACGTGATCGCGCTGCTGTTCACGGCGCTGATCCTGGTGATCGTGGTGGCGGGTTCGCTGTGGATCATGCACAACCTGAATGCCAACATGATGGTGATGTAA
- the cyoC gene encoding cytochrome o ubiquinol oxidase subunit III, translating into MSTQVLDRIPAQAGAPAKADAHGHDHAHHDTSANTVYGFWIYLMSDCIIFAGLFAAFAVLRGELAGGPSAKELFELNYVLVETFILLFSSITYGMAMISLQNRSLSRVQVWLGVTFLLGAAFMAMEINEFHHLIAEGAGPGRSAFLSSFFTLVGTHGLHVASGMLWMIVLMWQLSKKGITPTLSKRLMCLSLFWHFLDVVWIGVFTVVYLMGHL; encoded by the coding sequence ATGTCGACTCAAGTCCTAGACCGCATCCCCGCGCAGGCCGGCGCACCGGCCAAAGCCGACGCGCATGGCCATGACCATGCGCACCACGATACCAGTGCCAATACGGTGTATGGCTTCTGGATCTACCTGATGAGCGACTGCATCATCTTCGCCGGACTGTTCGCGGCCTTCGCCGTGCTGCGCGGCGAACTGGCAGGCGGCCCGTCGGCGAAGGAGCTGTTCGAGCTCAACTATGTGCTGGTGGAGACCTTCATCCTGCTGTTCTCCTCGATCACGTACGGCATGGCGATGATCTCGCTGCAGAACCGCAGCCTGAGCCGCGTGCAGGTGTGGCTCGGCGTCACGTTCCTGCTGGGCGCGGCGTTCATGGCGATGGAAATCAACGAATTCCATCACCTGATCGCCGAAGGCGCCGGCCCGGGCCGCAGCGCTTTCCTGTCGTCGTTCTTCACGCTGGTCGGCACCCACGGCCTGCACGTCGCCAGCGGCATGCTGTGGATGATCGTGCTGATGTGGCAACTGTCGAAGAAGGGCATCACCCCGACCCTGAGCAAGCGCCTGATGTGCCTGTCGCTGTTCTGGCACTTCCTGGACGTGGTCTGGATCGGCGTGTTTACCGTGGTCTACCTGATGGGACATCTGTGA
- the urtA gene encoding urea ABC transporter substrate-binding protein, whose translation MQRRDMLKLSAIAAAAMIGTSPLAMAQSKEPIKVGILHSLSGTMAISETSLKDVALMTIDEINKSGGVLGRKLEPVVVDPASNWPLFAEKARQLITKDKVAVTFGCWTSVSRKSVLPVYEELNSLLFYPVQYEGEEMSKNVFYTGAAPNQQAIPAVEYLMSKEGGGAKRFFLLGTDYVYPRTTNKILRAFLKSKGVADKDIEEVYTPFGHSDYQTIVANIKKFSQGGKTAVISTINGDSNVPFYKELGNAGLKAKDVPVVAFSVGEEELRGIDTKPLVGHLAAWNYFMSVKNPENDAFRKQWAAWVKANNLPGGDKRVTNDPMEATYVGIHMWAQAVKKAGTTDTNKVRAAMYGQTFKAPDGFTLTMGENHHLYKPVMIGEVKGDGQFSVVWKTPKAVRAQPWSPFIAGNEGKPDKVM comes from the coding sequence ATGCAACGACGTGACATGCTGAAGCTGTCGGCGATAGCCGCCGCGGCAATGATCGGTACCAGCCCGCTGGCCATGGCGCAGTCCAAGGAACCGATCAAGGTCGGTATCCTGCACTCGCTGTCCGGCACCATGGCCATTTCGGAGACGTCGCTGAAGGACGTGGCGCTGATGACCATCGACGAGATCAACAAGAGCGGCGGCGTGCTGGGGCGCAAGCTGGAGCCGGTGGTGGTGGATCCCGCCTCGAACTGGCCGCTGTTCGCGGAAAAGGCGCGCCAGCTGATCACCAAGGACAAGGTCGCGGTGACCTTCGGCTGCTGGACCTCGGTGTCGCGCAAATCCGTGCTGCCGGTCTACGAAGAGCTGAACTCGCTGCTGTTCTACCCGGTGCAGTATGAAGGCGAAGAGATGTCGAAGAACGTCTTCTACACCGGTGCAGCGCCCAACCAGCAGGCCATTCCGGCGGTGGAATACCTGATGAGCAAGGAAGGCGGCGGCGCCAAGCGCTTCTTCCTGCTGGGCACGGACTACGTCTACCCGCGCACCACCAACAAGATCCTGCGCGCGTTCCTGAAGAGCAAGGGCGTGGCCGACAAGGACATCGAAGAGGTCTACACCCCGTTTGGCCACAGCGACTACCAGACCATCGTCGCCAATATCAAGAAGTTCTCGCAGGGCGGCAAGACCGCGGTGATCTCCACCATCAACGGCGACTCCAACGTGCCGTTCTACAAGGAACTTGGCAACGCCGGGCTGAAGGCCAAGGACGTGCCGGTGGTGGCGTTCTCGGTGGGTGAGGAGGAACTGCGCGGCATCGATACCAAGCCACTGGTGGGCCACCTGGCCGCATGGAACTACTTCATGTCGGTCAAGAACCCCGAGAACGACGCCTTTCGCAAGCAGTGGGCGGCATGGGTCAAGGCCAACAACCTGCCCGGCGGCGACAAGCGTGTGACCAACGACCCGATGGAAGCCACCTACGTGGGCATCCATATGTGGGCGCAGGCCGTGAAGAAGGCTGGCACCACCGATACCAACAAGGTGCGCGCCGCCATGTACGGCCAGACCTTCAAGGCACCGGACGGCTTCACGCTGACCATGGGCGAGAACCACCATTTGTACAAGCCGGTGATGATCGGCGAAGTGAAGGGCGACGGCCAGTTCTCGGTGGTGTGGAAGACGCCGAAGGCGGTGCGCGCGCAGCCGTGGAGCCCGTTCATCGCGGGTAACGAAGGCAAGCCGGACAAGGTGATGTAA